From Brochothrix thermosphacta DSM 20171 = FSL F6-1036, a single genomic window includes:
- a CDS encoding DUF47 domain-containing protein, giving the protein MVFKNKKDRFAHLLHEISLNINEAGKYFSEFNAETQDDLRKLAEVMKEYELKGDTLVHKIILELNNAFITPIEREDMLELTNRLDDILDGFEQASFILEMYNISTKDEYITKFLENLSKATADISIATGYIFDKKLKNVRELAIQIKDYESICDDIYRDSIRHLNDNITDPITFFKYREAYEDLEDIADGCQSVANTLETIVMKNA; this is encoded by the coding sequence ATGGTTTTCAAAAATAAAAAAGATCGTTTTGCACATTTATTACATGAGATTTCATTAAACATCAACGAAGCTGGTAAGTATTTCAGTGAATTTAATGCAGAAACACAAGATGATTTGCGTAAATTAGCTGAAGTGATGAAAGAGTATGAACTTAAAGGTGACACTCTTGTACACAAAATCATTTTAGAACTCAACAACGCTTTTATCACACCCATTGAACGTGAAGATATGTTGGAATTAACAAACCGATTAGATGACATTTTAGATGGATTCGAACAAGCATCATTCATCTTAGAAATGTACAATATTTCTACAAAAGATGAATACATAACTAAATTCTTAGAAAACCTTTCAAAAGCAACTGCAGATATTTCAATTGCTACAGGTTATATCTTTGATAAAAAACTTAAAAACGTACGTGAACTTGCTATTCAAATTAAAGATTACGAATCAATTTGCGATGATATTTACCGTGATTCGATTCGCCACTTAAACGATAACATCACTGATCCTATTACGTTCTTCAAATATCGTGAAGCCTACGAAGATTTAGAAGATATTGCTGATGGTTGTCAATCAGTTGCTAACACTCTTGAAACTATCGTTATGAAGAACGCTTAA
- a CDS encoding inorganic phosphate transporter: MDNILIITIAIVAAALVFDFINGFHDTANAIATSVSTKAIKPKQAIIMAAIMNFLGAISFTGVAKSLTKDIVDPFALPNGDVVILSALIAAIIWNLVTWYFGIPSSSSHALIGSIAGAAITAAFLAGKSSPLNYAGFTKIIQALILAPFLAFAAGFIIYTIFKYTLKNFNLDQTNRRFRYLQVVTAAFQSYAHGTNDAQKSMGIITLALIANGYQSEADGVHFWVQFACALAMALGTSIGGWKIIKTVGSKIMKIKPVNGVAADLGSMSVIFSATAMGLPVSTTHVISSSILGVGSSHRIRGVKWDTAQRMIITWVITLPISAIVAGGIYWIFTLFM; the protein is encoded by the coding sequence ATGGATAATATATTAATTATTACAATAGCTATTGTTGCTGCTGCCCTTGTGTTTGACTTTATCAATGGTTTCCATGATACTGCCAATGCAATTGCTACGAGTGTTTCAACAAAAGCGATTAAACCAAAACAAGCCATTATTATGGCTGCAATTATGAACTTTTTAGGTGCCATTTCATTTACAGGAGTTGCAAAATCATTAACAAAAGATATTGTTGACCCCTTTGCACTTCCAAATGGGGATGTCGTAATTTTATCTGCATTAATTGCTGCAATTATTTGGAACCTTGTTACATGGTACTTCGGTATCCCAAGTAGTTCATCACATGCGTTGATTGGTTCTATTGCCGGTGCTGCAATTACAGCAGCTTTCCTTGCAGGTAAATCATCACCGCTGAACTATGCTGGTTTCACTAAAATTATTCAAGCATTAATTTTAGCGCCGTTCCTGGCATTTGCCGCTGGTTTTATTATCTATACTATTTTCAAATATACCTTGAAAAATTTCAACTTGGATCAGACGAACCGTCGTTTCCGTTATTTACAAGTTGTTACAGCCGCCTTTCAATCTTATGCTCACGGTACCAACGATGCTCAAAAATCAATGGGTATCATTACACTTGCTTTGATTGCGAACGGTTACCAATCTGAGGCTGATGGCGTTCATTTTTGGGTGCAGTTTGCCTGTGCATTAGCAATGGCTCTTGGTACTTCAATTGGTGGTTGGAAAATCATCAAAACAGTTGGTAGTAAAATTATGAAAATCAAACCGGTTAATGGTGTTGCTGCTGACCTTGGTTCGATGTCTGTTATTTTCTCTGCAACTGCAATGGGGCTCCCTGTAAGTACAACTCACGTTATTAGCTCATCTATACTAGGTGTAGGTTCATCTCACCGTATACGAGGAGTGAAGTGGGATACAGCTCAGCGTATGATTATCACATGGGTAATCACATTACCTATTTCAGCAATTGTTGCTGGTGGTATCTACTGGATTTTTACCCTATTTATGTAA
- the trmL gene encoding tRNA (uridine(34)/cytosine(34)/5-carboxymethylaminomethyluridine(34)-2'-O)-methyltransferase TrmL produces the protein MMNHIVLFQPEIPANTGNISRTCAGTNTALHLVRPLGFSLEDKYLKRAGLDYWESVNLSMHDSLDELFEKYPKGKFYFITKFGEHTYSDFDYSNTDEDIFFVFGKETTGLPDSVLRDHRETCLRIPMSENIRSLNLSNTAAILTYEALRQQDFQNMDVAAPDYDRVVFEDK, from the coding sequence ATCATGAATCATATTGTATTATTCCAACCTGAAATTCCAGCAAACACAGGTAACATTTCGCGTACTTGTGCCGGAACAAACACAGCATTACATCTTGTACGCCCACTAGGATTTTCATTAGAAGATAAATATTTAAAGCGCGCCGGACTTGATTATTGGGAGAGCGTTAACTTATCAATGCATGATTCACTCGATGAGTTATTTGAAAAATATCCAAAAGGTAAATTTTATTTTATCACTAAATTTGGCGAACATACATATAGTGACTTTGATTACAGTAATACTGACGAAGATATCTTCTTTGTCTTTGGAAAAGAAACAACGGGGCTTCCTGATTCGGTTTTACGCGATCATCGTGAGACTTGTTTGCGTATTCCAATGTCTGAGAACATTCGCTCATTAAATTTAAGTAATACTGCTGCAATCCTCACATACGAAGCATTGCGCCAACAAGACTTCCAAAATATGGATGTTGCTGCACCGGATTATGATCGAGTTGTATTTGAAGATAAATAA
- the queG gene encoding tRNA epoxyqueuosine(34) reductase QueG, whose amino-acid sequence MVNAQLKAEIKAYAQSIGVQKIGFTHADYFQTLEKRLTFAAEHDLLTGFEHPVIKERVDPSVIFEEPRSIIAIALAYPNQTDNNLRSKRGEWRGVFARASWGVDYHTILREKLALIEAFIKEKVPTARFKSMVDTGELSDVAVAERAGIGWRGKNTLLITPEFGSFVYLGEMITNLEFEADEPMADGCGECTQCIKACPTGALLGEGRMDGKECLSYQTQTKGMMPERFREKLHNRLYGCDTCQVVCPYNRGKDFHLHPEMEPEEAKIKPLLKPLLTISNREFKETFGPMAGSWRGKKPLQRNAILILGRYKDQTAVPDLVNCLLEDPRPVIRGTAAYSLSKIGGGIAYDALIAAEKEETDAEAYQEISKALLQLSEKEGSY is encoded by the coding sequence GTGGTCAATGCACAATTAAAAGCAGAGATTAAAGCATATGCACAATCTATCGGTGTACAAAAAATTGGTTTTACTCATGCTGATTACTTTCAAACTTTAGAAAAACGTTTAACGTTTGCAGCAGAGCATGACTTATTAACAGGTTTTGAACACCCGGTGATAAAAGAACGAGTTGATCCATCTGTTATTTTTGAGGAACCCCGTTCAATTATAGCAATCGCACTAGCCTATCCTAATCAAACGGATAATAATCTTCGCAGCAAACGTGGTGAATGGCGTGGTGTTTTCGCTCGAGCTTCATGGGGCGTTGATTATCATACAATTTTACGTGAAAAGCTAGCATTGATTGAAGCATTCATTAAGGAGAAGGTACCAACTGCCCGTTTTAAGTCAATGGTAGATACGGGTGAATTATCGGATGTAGCTGTTGCAGAGCGAGCGGGTATCGGATGGCGTGGTAAGAACACATTGCTGATTACGCCTGAGTTTGGCAGCTTTGTATACCTTGGAGAGATGATAACAAACCTTGAGTTCGAAGCAGATGAACCAATGGCTGATGGTTGTGGTGAATGTACGCAATGTATCAAGGCGTGTCCAACAGGTGCTTTACTTGGTGAAGGAAGAATGGATGGTAAGGAATGTCTCAGTTATCAAACTCAAACTAAGGGGATGATGCCAGAACGATTTCGTGAAAAGTTACATAATCGTTTATATGGCTGCGATACATGCCAAGTTGTTTGTCCCTATAACCGCGGCAAAGATTTCCACTTACATCCTGAAATGGAGCCAGAAGAAGCAAAAATAAAGCCACTATTAAAGCCTTTACTAACGATTTCTAATCGTGAATTTAAAGAAACATTTGGTCCAATGGCTGGTTCGTGGCGTGGTAAAAAACCTTTACAACGTAATGCTATCCTAATATTAGGACGTTACAAAGATCAAACAGCCGTACCAGATTTAGTCAACTGTTTATTAGAAGACCCCCGGCCAGTTATTCGAGGAACCGCAGCTTATTCACTTTCAAAAATAGGTGGTGGCATCGCATACGATGCTTTGATAGCGGCTGAAAAGGAAGAAACTGATGCCGAAGCGTATCAGGAAATTAGCAAAGCACTACTACAATTATCAGAGAAAGAAGGCTCATATTAA
- a CDS encoding Nramp family divalent metal transporter, with the protein MTHEKNKKEHQSVVQHANGASLEEINNTVVMPSKGGFWRKLAAYSGPGVLVAVGYMDPGNWITSIAGGAQYAYALLSVILISSIVAMLLQSMSAKLGIVTGMDLAQATRKATSKPVGFILWIITELAIMATDIAEVIGGAIALHLLFGMPLIVGVLITALDVMLLLLLSKVGFRKIEAIVATLIATIFIVFLYEVILASPEWGPMLKGFIPDPQIALQPGMLLLALGIVGATVMPHNLYLHSSIIQARQYKCTAAGKREAIKFSTIDSNIQLTIAMVVNCLLLILGAAMFYGVESDLGRFVELYNALSDNKIVGAVASPILSTLFAVALLASGQNSTITGTLSGQIVMEGFIKMKIPMWLRRVVTRLLAIIPVIIMVVVYNGQDAKVEELLIYTQVFLSVALPFAIIPLTIFTSSKKMMGEFANPKWVKYVAWFIAIVLTILNVYLIYSTFQ; encoded by the coding sequence ATGACACATGAGAAAAATAAAAAAGAACATCAATCTGTTGTTCAACATGCGAATGGAGCAAGTTTAGAAGAGATAAATAACACGGTAGTTATGCCGTCTAAAGGTGGTTTTTGGCGAAAGTTAGCCGCGTATAGTGGACCAGGTGTATTAGTGGCTGTGGGGTATATGGACCCTGGTAATTGGATTACTTCTATTGCAGGTGGTGCGCAGTATGCGTATGCATTGTTGTCTGTCATATTAATTTCAAGTATTGTGGCTATGTTACTTCAAAGTATGTCAGCCAAGCTAGGAATTGTTACAGGAATGGACTTAGCACAAGCCACACGTAAAGCAACAAGTAAGCCAGTTGGCTTTATATTATGGATTATTACTGAATTAGCGATTATGGCAACAGATATTGCAGAGGTCATTGGTGGTGCGATTGCCTTACATTTATTATTTGGAATGCCACTAATAGTGGGTGTTTTAATTACAGCACTAGATGTTATGTTGTTATTATTATTATCAAAAGTCGGTTTTAGAAAAATTGAAGCCATCGTGGCAACTTTGATAGCGACTATTTTCATTGTTTTTCTATATGAAGTAATCTTAGCAAGCCCAGAATGGGGGCCAATGTTAAAAGGTTTTATTCCAGATCCACAAATTGCACTACAACCAGGTATGTTATTATTAGCATTAGGTATTGTGGGCGCAACAGTAATGCCTCATAATCTTTATTTACATAGTTCGATTATCCAGGCACGACAATACAAATGTACAGCTGCAGGTAAACGTGAAGCGATTAAATTTTCTACGATTGATTCAAATATTCAACTAACCATTGCTATGGTTGTCAATTGTCTCTTATTGATATTAGGGGCAGCTATGTTTTATGGTGTTGAAAGTGATTTAGGTCGTTTTGTTGAATTATATAATGCATTAAGTGACAATAAAATTGTCGGTGCTGTTGCAAGTCCGATACTCAGTACATTGTTTGCAGTCGCCCTATTGGCTTCAGGTCAAAATTCTACCATCACAGGAACACTTTCTGGTCAAATAGTGATGGAAGGTTTTATTAAAATGAAGATTCCAATGTGGTTACGTCGTGTAGTAACAAGACTATTAGCGATTATCCCAGTAATTATCATGGTAGTTGTATACAATGGACAAGATGCGAAAGTAGAGGAATTGTTAATTTATACGCAAGTATTCCTCAGCGTTGCATTGCCATTTGCAATTATTCCACTAACTATTTTTACAAGTAGTAAAAAAATGATGGGTGAATTTGCGAATCCTAAGTGGGTTAAATATGTTGCTTGGTTCATCGCAATCGTATTAACGATATTAAATGTGTACCTCATATATAGCACTTTTCAATAA
- a CDS encoding helix-turn-helix domain-containing protein produces the protein MNIGDKIKDERQKRGYTQKELAERIGVNASVISKYEMNRNRPPLNVLVKIANEVGTPVNYFVDDINGLRDETVNSTFPLLDNPELEAWYLELPYRHTREQLQLLQELSLKIEGWDITEKK, from the coding sequence GTGAATATTGGGGATAAAATTAAAGACGAGCGTCAAAAAAGAGGGTACACACAAAAAGAATTAGCTGAACGAATTGGTGTCAATGCATCTGTTATTAGTAAATATGAAATGAATCGAAACCGTCCACCGTTAAACGTACTGGTTAAGATTGCTAACGAAGTAGGCACACCAGTCAACTACTTTGTGGATGATATAAATGGGTTGCGTGATGAAACGGTTAACTCAACATTTCCGTTGCTTGATAACCCTGAATTAGAGGCGTGGTATCTAGAGTTACCCTACCGACATACGCGAGAACAATTACAGTTATTGCAAGAGCTTTCACTTAAAATTGAAGGTTGGGATATCACAGAAAAAAAATAA
- a CDS encoding insulinase family protein → MIDLQLEARYHGFIYQEREEVEEIKSITHVFEHEKTGAKLLYFENDDTNKVFSISFRTPPEDDTGVFHILEHSVLCGSRKYPLKEPFVELVKGSLNTFLNAMTFSDKTMYPVASQNDKDFHNLMDVYLDAVFHPLLTEKQGILKQEGWHYELNSVEEPIEYKGVVYNEMKGVFSSPEQILMRSIQKSLFPDTPYRYESGGDPIAIPELTYDQFVKDYQRFYNASNSFITLAGDLDILEKLAFLDAEYLSEFEKVENTTAIPYQLALGDLHEEVKEYAVLPTESLDNKSFLSLNYVISDIFDAENYFALDVLEYILLESSAAPLKQALLDAKLGNDVFGMYDNGILQPLFSIVIKNANASDKERFQEVVRETLQKLVSEGIDKDLIESAIMLKEFQLREADFGSMPKGLIYSMRAMDSWLYEGKPATHLAYEKTLTAVKQGLHSPYFEKLIDRYFLNSLHQSLVIVEPSHTLADETNANVTAELNAFKTSLSEQEVADLVVATADLKAQQELVDDEEALKKLPMLTRADLKAEATDYPLSLTKSNDIPVMFYEADTNKIAYIALMFNTSHVAKADVPYLGLLEDLVGQLDTSSYNYSELSNELNIVTGGTSFYNSILSEKAPSEEFQTYFTVKTKILQDEVKNGLAFVTKILKETLFTDKKRITEIVQIIKSRIEMSMNQAGHNIAAARLGSYIEPLSNYSEDIRGLGFYDFICDLTTQLETDFESVQERFTNLLADIISVEALSISVTGDHSIYQEVTQAIEALDLNHSERSNNANRSYELNENSNEGLQTSSKVQYVVKGGKLDNKKYPYNGHITVLKKILSYDYLWNQVRVLGGAYGAGFVMQENGKWLFWSYRDPNLPETLAVYDKVVDYLRTFDASDYEMTKYIIGTMGGMDMPLSPRQEGARAVARHQKGLTVKDIQKTRDEILSTTAEDIREMAQMFADALEDAKICVFGNNEKIQENIDLFDSVRDI, encoded by the coding sequence ATGATAGACTTACAATTAGAAGCAAGGTATCATGGCTTTATTTACCAAGAACGTGAAGAAGTTGAAGAAATAAAATCAATTACACACGTTTTCGAACACGAAAAAACAGGGGCTAAATTACTCTATTTTGAAAATGATGATACAAATAAAGTGTTCTCAATTTCGTTCAGAACACCACCAGAAGATGATACAGGTGTATTCCATATTCTCGAGCACTCAGTTCTTTGCGGTTCGCGCAAGTATCCATTAAAAGAACCATTTGTGGAATTAGTAAAAGGATCACTAAACACTTTTTTAAATGCAATGACATTTAGTGATAAAACAATGTATCCAGTCGCAAGTCAAAATGACAAAGATTTTCATAATTTAATGGATGTGTATCTTGATGCAGTTTTTCATCCATTATTAACTGAAAAACAAGGTATCTTAAAACAAGAGGGTTGGCATTATGAATTAAATAGTGTGGAAGAGCCTATCGAGTATAAAGGTGTCGTTTATAATGAAATGAAAGGTGTTTTTTCTTCGCCGGAACAAATTTTAATGCGCAGTATTCAAAAATCATTGTTTCCAGATACGCCTTATCGCTATGAATCTGGCGGTGATCCCATTGCGATTCCTGAGTTAACTTACGACCAGTTCGTCAAGGATTACCAACGTTTTTATAATGCCTCAAATAGTTTTATTACGCTAGCTGGGGATTTAGATATCTTAGAAAAATTAGCCTTTTTAGATGCTGAGTATTTATCAGAATTTGAAAAAGTGGAAAATACAACAGCAATTCCTTATCAATTAGCCTTGGGCGATTTACATGAGGAAGTGAAAGAATATGCGGTATTACCAACAGAATCATTAGATAATAAATCATTCTTAAGTTTAAACTATGTAATCTCAGACATATTTGATGCAGAAAATTATTTTGCCTTAGATGTGCTTGAATATATCTTATTAGAAAGCTCAGCAGCGCCCTTGAAACAAGCTTTATTAGATGCGAAATTAGGAAATGATGTTTTTGGAATGTACGATAACGGCATATTACAGCCATTATTTAGTATTGTTATTAAAAATGCCAATGCGTCAGATAAAGAGCGTTTCCAAGAGGTTGTACGTGAAACATTACAAAAACTTGTGTCAGAAGGTATTGATAAAGATTTAATCGAATCTGCTATTATGTTGAAAGAGTTCCAATTACGTGAAGCAGATTTTGGTTCGATGCCAAAAGGTCTTATTTATTCGATGCGAGCAATGGACAGTTGGTTATATGAAGGAAAACCAGCCACTCACTTAGCTTATGAAAAAACATTAACGGCTGTAAAACAAGGGTTACATTCACCTTATTTTGAAAAATTAATTGATCGCTATTTCTTGAACAGCTTGCATCAAAGTTTGGTTATTGTCGAACCTTCACATACTTTAGCAGATGAAACAAATGCGAATGTAACAGCTGAGCTTAATGCATTTAAAACGAGTTTATCTGAACAAGAAGTTGCTGATTTAGTTGTAGCAACAGCTGACTTAAAAGCGCAACAAGAGTTAGTAGATGATGAAGAAGCGTTGAAAAAATTGCCGATGTTAACACGTGCCGATTTAAAAGCTGAAGCGACTGATTATCCATTATCATTGACTAAATCTAATGATATACCAGTCATGTTTTATGAGGCGGATACGAATAAAATCGCATATATAGCCTTGATGTTTAACACTTCTCATGTTGCAAAAGCCGATGTTCCATACCTGGGACTTTTAGAAGACTTAGTCGGCCAGTTAGATACATCATCATACAACTATTCTGAGCTTTCGAATGAACTTAATATTGTGACAGGTGGAACAAGTTTCTACAACAGTATTTTAAGTGAAAAAGCACCTTCTGAAGAGTTCCAAACATACTTCACTGTAAAAACAAAAATTTTACAGGATGAAGTGAAAAATGGCTTAGCATTTGTTACTAAAATTTTAAAAGAAACACTTTTCACTGATAAAAAACGTATTACTGAGATTGTTCAGATTATAAAATCACGTATTGAGATGAGCATGAATCAAGCAGGACATAATATTGCTGCGGCTCGTTTGGGTTCATATATTGAGCCGTTGAGTAATTACTCAGAAGACATTCGTGGACTTGGTTTTTATGATTTTATTTGTGATTTAACAACACAATTGGAAACAGACTTTGAATCAGTTCAAGAACGTTTCACTAACTTGTTAGCAGATATTATTAGTGTAGAGGCTTTGAGTATTTCAGTAACAGGTGATCACAGTATTTATCAAGAAGTGACACAAGCGATTGAAGCTTTGGATTTAAACCATAGTGAGCGTAGCAATAATGCGAATCGTTCTTATGAATTAAATGAAAATAGTAATGAAGGACTTCAAACGTCTAGTAAAGTACAATATGTTGTCAAAGGTGGGAAATTGGATAATAAAAAATATCCCTATAATGGACATATTACTGTATTGAAAAAAATTCTTTCATATGATTATTTATGGAATCAAGTCCGTGTACTTGGTGGCGCTTATGGTGCAGGTTTTGTAATGCAAGAAAACGGAAAATGGTTGTTCTGGTCGTACCGAGATCCTAATCTTCCTGAAACATTGGCGGTATATGATAAAGTTGTTGATTATTTACGCACGTTTGATGCAAGTGATTATGAAATGACGAAATATATTATTGGAACGATGGGTGGGATGGATATGCCGCTATCACCTCGACAAGAGGGAGCTCGTGCAGTTGCTCGCCACCAAAAAGGCCTCACTGTAAAAGATATCCAAAAAACACGCGATGAGATACTTTCTACAACAGCAGAAGACATCCGTGAAATGGCGCAAATGTTTGCAGACGCATTAGAAGATGCAAAAATCTGTGTGTTTGGAAATAATGAAAAAATTCAAGAAAATATTGATTTGTTTGATAGTGTTCGTGATATCTAA
- a CDS encoding YjjG family noncanonical pyrimidine nucleotidase, protein MKNYKTLLFDIDDTLLDFKATEQAALKKLFKEQKLELTAEIELHYHTINQAMWRAFERGEVTQKEVISNRFTEVFKAYGKEIDGAKVDQRYREFLAEGHHLIEGALNLIQELHEKFDLYIVTNGVSTTQYRRLEDSGLRPYFKNVFVSEDTGYQKPMPEYFSYVFERIPNFEKNETIIIGDSLTSDIKGGNLAGITTCWYNPGGTIAGQEDQPTLEIRKLEEILILLNVTSTVH, encoded by the coding sequence ATGAAAAATTACAAAACGCTATTATTCGATATCGATGATACATTATTAGATTTTAAAGCAACAGAACAAGCTGCTTTGAAAAAACTTTTTAAAGAACAAAAACTAGAGTTAACAGCTGAAATTGAGCTGCATTATCATACGATTAATCAAGCGATGTGGCGTGCATTTGAACGTGGAGAGGTCACACAAAAGGAAGTTATCTCTAACCGTTTTACAGAGGTTTTTAAAGCGTATGGTAAAGAAATTGATGGTGCTAAAGTAGACCAAAGATATCGTGAGTTTTTAGCAGAAGGTCATCATTTAATTGAAGGTGCTCTCAATTTAATCCAAGAATTACATGAAAAATTCGATTTATATATCGTAACAAATGGTGTCTCTACAACACAATATCGTCGCCTTGAAGATTCAGGTTTACGTCCTTATTTTAAAAATGTATTTGTTTCCGAAGACACAGGTTATCAAAAACCAATGCCAGAATACTTCTCTTATGTTTTTGAACGTATTCCTAATTTTGAAAAAAATGAAACGATTATTATTGGTGATTCCTTAACTTCTGATATAAAAGGTGGTAATTTAGCCGGTATTACGACTTGTTGGTATAACCCAGGAGGAACAATTGCTGGTCAAGAGGATCAACCAACGCTTGAAATTAGAAAATTAGAAGAAATTTTAATCCTATTAAATGTCACTAGCACTGTGCATTAA
- a CDS encoding Crp/Fnr family transcriptional regulator yields the protein MLAISKKVIHQNGFQDARFLQLLLNVVSEKFWLKSEALSINLLYPVEVRFASYLTSIVCDEQNCALNRSELKDTADLIGTSSRHLNRIIKAFIEDGMIERTETDIIIKNREKLIAIAKDIYN from the coding sequence ATGTTGGCGATATCTAAAAAGGTCATTCATCAGAATGGTTTTCAAGATGCAAGGTTTTTACAATTATTGTTGAATGTCGTTTCTGAAAAATTTTGGTTAAAATCTGAGGCGTTAAGCATTAATTTGTTGTACCCAGTCGAAGTGCGTTTTGCGAGTTATTTAACATCAATTGTGTGCGATGAACAAAATTGTGCCCTTAATCGGTCTGAACTTAAAGACACTGCTGATTTAATAGGTACCAGTTCAAGACATCTTAATCGTATCATAAAGGCATTTATTGAAGATGGGATGATTGAGCGTACGGAAACAGATATTATAATAAAAAACCGAGAGAAACTCATTGCCATAGCAAAAGATATTTATAATTAA
- a CDS encoding amino acid ABC transporter ATP-binding protein, translated as MIEMKTVNKNFGKLHVLKDISTKINDGEVVTIIGPSGSGKSTLLRCINLLGEPTTGEIFIDNENITSLSEKQVMKMRSEVGMVFQHFNLFPHKTVLENITYAPIKVRKTAKEQAHKEAKALLEQVGLSDKADVYPSKLSGGQKQRVAIARALAMKPKYLLFDEPTSALDPEMVKEVLEVIQSLADTGITMVIVTHEMAFAERVSSKIVFMDEGTIIEETEPKVFFDSPKSERAKIFLEKVL; from the coding sequence GTGATTGAGATGAAAACCGTTAATAAAAACTTTGGTAAATTACATGTCTTAAAAGATATCAGTACAAAGATTAATGATGGAGAAGTTGTTACAATCATTGGTCCTTCAGGCTCTGGAAAATCAACACTATTACGCTGTATTAACTTACTTGGTGAGCCAACAACTGGCGAAATTTTTATCGATAATGAGAATATAACATCATTGTCAGAAAAACAAGTCATGAAGATGCGTAGTGAAGTTGGGATGGTTTTTCAACATTTTAATCTCTTTCCACATAAAACAGTGCTAGAAAATATTACTTATGCACCGATTAAAGTTCGTAAAACAGCAAAAGAACAGGCTCATAAAGAAGCCAAAGCTTTGCTTGAACAAGTTGGTTTATCCGATAAAGCAGACGTTTATCCGTCAAAACTATCTGGTGGACAAAAACAACGTGTAGCAATTGCCCGAGCTTTAGCGATGAAACCGAAGTATCTTTTATTTGATGAACCAACGTCTGCACTGGATCCTGAAATGGTTAAAGAAGTGTTAGAAGTTATTCAATCATTAGCAGATACAGGTATTACAATGGTAATCGTAACGCATGAAATGGCTTTTGCTGAACGTGTGTCTAGTAAAATTGTTTTTATGGATGAAGGTACGATTATTGAAGAAACAGAGCCGAAAGTGTTTTTTGATTCACCAAAATCAGAACGAGCAAAAATATTTTTAGAAAAAGTGTTATAG
- a CDS encoding amino acid ABC transporter permease produces the protein MQELIETFNNLKPSIPYILNGVWVTLQIAFFSALFGFILGIILAIFKISKYKVLSGFAHFYTSIFRGTPLIMQLSLVYLALPQLFHFDIEPLTAAILTFSLNSAAYMSEIIRSGLNAVDKGQYEAAKALGVPYNKFMLDIILPQAIKNILPALMNEFITLTKESAIVSTIAVTDLMRRSEIVAANMYTYFPPMIVAFIVYYCLTMILTFIGSLLERRLGRSD, from the coding sequence ATGCAGGAGTTAATAGAAACATTCAATAATCTTAAACCATCGATTCCTTATATATTAAACGGTGTCTGGGTCACATTACAAATTGCCTTTTTCTCCGCATTATTTGGTTTTATATTAGGAATCATTTTAGCAATTTTCAAAATTAGTAAATATAAAGTATTAAGTGGTTTTGCACATTTTTACACTTCGATTTTCCGAGGAACACCACTTATTATGCAACTTTCATTAGTATATTTAGCATTACCACAGCTGTTTCATTTTGATATTGAACCTTTAACAGCAGCAATTTTGACCTTTTCATTAAATTCAGCAGCATATATGTCTGAAATTATTCGTTCAGGTTTAAATGCTGTGGATAAAGGACAATATGAGGCTGCTAAGGCATTGGGAGTCCCATACAATAAATTCATGTTAGATATTATTTTGCCACAAGCAATTAAAAATATTCTTCCAGCATTAATGAATGAGTTCATAACATTAACAAAAGAATCAGCAATTGTTTCAACGATTGCAGTAACCGATTTGATGCGTCGCTCAGAGATTGTTGCCGCGAACATGTATACCTACTTCCCACCAATGATTGTGGCATTTATCGTATACTACTGTTTAACAATGATCTTAACATTTATTGGTTCTTTATTAGAAAGGAGACTAGGTCGCAGTGATTGA